One genomic window of Hippocampus zosterae strain Florida chromosome 12, ASM2543408v3, whole genome shotgun sequence includes the following:
- the dgkh gene encoding diacylglycerol kinase eta isoform X7 — MEDWISSLKSVQSREHYETAQFNVEHFSGMHNWYACSHARPTFCNVCKDSLSGVTSHGLSCEVCKFKAHKRCAVRATNNCKWTTLASIGKDIIEDEDGIAMPHQWLEGNLPVSAKCAVCDKTCGSVLRLQDWRCLWCKAMVHTACMDMFPRKCPLGQCKVSIIPPTALNSIDSDGFWKATCPPSCASPLLVFVNSKSGDNQGVKFLRRFKQLLNPAQVFDLVNGGPHLGLRLFQKFDNFRILVCGGDGSVGWVLSEIDKLNLHKQCQLGVLPLGTGNDLARVLGWGPSCDDDTQLPQTLEKLERASTKMLDRWSIMTYEIKIPPKHSCPATPEGADGCQFHISAYEDSVATHLTKILNSEQHSVVISSAKILCETVRDFVTKVGKAYEKSTENAEECDSMSLKCAILNEKLDSLLQTLNTECQVLPPLPHATPPIVEEEQEDEEVTEGEEEEKPEEEVASEDSLTALKEKLEEEETEKSGSGGAFPQVLFKSREQLVLRANSMKKALRQVIDHAERVVDEQNANVDESEPTSPLEFRKESEEENRDSEKDEDTKELEALAPVKSVCSPTERRVSRSTQSYSSFSITPFTTSKENLPVLNTRIICPGLRAGLAASIAGSSIISKMLLANIDPFGATPFIDPDLDSLEGYMEKCVMNNYFGIGLDAKISLEFNNKREEHPEKCRSRTKNMMWYGVLGTKELLQRTYKNLEQKVQLECDGQYIPLPSLQGIAVLNIPSYAGGTNFWGGTKEDDIFCAPSFDDKILEVVAVFGSMQMAVSRVIKLQHHRIAQCRTVKITILGDEGVPIQVDGEAWIQPPGVIKIQHKNRAQMLTRDRAFENTLKSWEDKLKYDKPPLRPHLYSQQSVDLATEEEAATVQLCARAAEELITRICEAAKTNGLLEQELAHAVNAASHAINKTHPKFPESLSRNTAIEVASTVKALYNETETLLVGRVSLQLDPPEEEQLSSALQSVELELGKVGDISWLYHILQPNDEEDHSLGYGKRNSRSGVFRIVPKFKKEKAAKKTSPQSVERWGTDEVGVWLEQLSLGEYRDTFIRHDIRGSELLHLERRDLKDLGISKVGHMKRILQGTKDLAKTSMVDL, encoded by the exons ATGGAGGACTGGATCAGCTCACTCAAGTCCGTCCAGTCCAGAGAGCATTACGAG ACGGCTCAGTTTAATGTGGAACATTTCTCAGGGATGCACAACTGGTACGCCTGCTCGCACGCACGGCCCACCTTTTGCAACGTCTGCAAAGATAGCTTGTCTGGGGTCACGTCTCACGGCCTCTCCTGCGAAG tGTGCAAATTCAAGGCCCACAAACGCTGCGCAGTTAGAGCCACTAACAACTGCAAATGGACAACTTTGGCCTCCATCGGCAAGGACATCATTGAGGATGAGGACGGG ATTGCGATGCCTCACCAGTGGCTGGAGGGCAACCTGCCCGTCAGTGCCAAGTGTGCCGTGTGTGACAAGACATGCGGCAGTGTGTTGAGGCTGCAGGACTGGCGCTGCCTCTGGTGTAAAGCTATG GTACATACAGCCTGCATGGACATGTTCCCTCGTAAGTGTCCTCTTGGTCAGTGCAAAGTATCCATCATCCCCCCGACGGCCCTCAACAGCATTGACTCAGATG GTTTTTGGAAGGCCACCTGTCCCCCGTCGTGTGCCAGTCCCCTCTTGGTCTTCGTCAACTCCAAAAGTGGTGACAACCAAGGAGTCAAGTTCCTGCGACGCTTTAAGCAGTTGCTCAACCCAGCACAAGTCTTCGACCTGGTCAATGGCGGCCCACACCTAGG TCTCCGCCTCTTTCAGAAGTTTGACAACTTCCGAATCCTAGTGTGTGGTGGTGACGGCAGTGTGGGCTGGGTGCTGTCGGAAATTGACAAGCTCAACCTACACAAGCAG TGCCAGCTGGGAGTACTGCCGCTGGGTACAGGCAACGACCTGGCGCGCGTGCTGGGCTGGGGCCCGTCTTGCGACGACGACACGCAGTTACCGCAGACCCTGGAGAAGCTGGAGCGAGCCAGCACCAAGATGCTGGACCGCTGGAGCATCATGACCTACGAGATCAAGATCCCTCCTAAGCACAGCTGCCCCGCCACGCCCGAGGGTGCAGACGGTTGCCAG TTTCACATTTCAGCTTACGAAGATTCCGTGGCGACTCATCTCACCAAGATCCTCAACTCGGAGCAGCACTCTGTGGTCATTTCCTCCGCCAA GATCCTGTGTGAAACAGTAAGGGATTTTGTCACCAAAGTCGGGAAAGCCTATGAAAAAAGCACAGAGAATGCTGAGGAGTGTGACTCCATGTCTCTCAAG TGTGCCATCCTGAATGAGAAACTGGACTCCCTCCTCCAAACGCTCAACACTGAGTGCCAGGTCCTACCTCCACTGCCCCACGCCACTCCTCCTATcgttgaggaggagcaggaggacgaggaggtgaCGGAGGGCGAAGAAGAGGAGAAACCGGAAGAGGAGGTCGCCAGTGAGGACAGCCTGACGGCACTGAAGGAGAAgctggaagaggaggagacggAGAAAAGTGGCAGCGGTGGCGCTTTCCCGCAGGTGCTCTTCAAAAGTCGGGAGCAGCTGGTGTTGAGGGCCAACAGTATGAAGAAAGCTTTGCGGCAGGTCATAGACCACGCAGAGAGAG TGGTGGACGAGCAGAATGCCAACGTGGACGAATCCGAGCCAACATCCCCGCTGGAGTTCCGCAAGGAGAGTGAGGAGGAGAACCGGGACAGCGAGAAGGATGAGGACACCAAGGAGCTAGAAGCCCTAGCAC CGGTCAAGAGTGTGTGTTCTCCCACAGAGAGGAGGGTGAGTCGCAGCACACAGTCGTACAGTTCCTTCAGCATTACACCTTTCACCACCAGCAAGGAGAACCTACCCGTGCTCAACACGCGCATTATCTGTCCAG gactGAGGGCTGGACTGGCAGCCTCTATAGCAGGAAGCTCTATCATTAGCAAGATGCTGTTGGCCAACATCGACCCCTTTGGCGCCACCCCCTTTATTGACCCTGACCTGGACTCACT AGAGGGCTACATGGAGAAATGTGTGATGAACAACTACTTTGGCATCGGACTTGATGCCAAGATCTCCTTGGAGTTCAACAACAAGCGCGAGGAACATCCAGAAAAATGCAG GAGTCGCACCAAGAACATGATGTGGTACGGCGTCTTGGGAACCAAGGAGCTCCTCCAAAGGACCTACAAGAACCTGGAGCAGAAAGTCCAACTGGAG TGTGACGGCCAGTACATCCCTCTGCCCAGTCTTCAGGGTATCGCCGTGTTGAACATTCCCAGCTATGCCGGCGGGACCAACTTCTGGGGCGGCACCAAGGAGGATGAT ATTTTCTGTGCGCCATCATTTGATGATAAAATCTTGGAAGTGGTGGCTGTGTTTGGGAGCATGCAGATGGCTGTTTCCAGAGTCATCAAGCTGCAACATCACCGCATAGCACAG TGCCGAACAGTGAAGATCACCATCCTGGGCGACGAGGGAGTTCCCATCCAGGTTGACGGGGAGGCGTGGATCCAGCCGCCAGGAGTCATCAAAATCCAGCACAAAAACAGAGCGCAGATGCTCACACGAGACCGG GCCTTTGAGAACACACTTAAGTCGTGGGAGGATAAGCTGAAGTACGACAAGCCCCCTCTGCGGCCTCACCTCTACTCGCAGCAGTCTGTCGACTTGGCCACAGAGGAAGAGGCCGCTACTGTGCAGCTGTGTGCCCGCGCCGCGGAAGAGCTCATCACGCG GATATGTGAGGCCGCAAAGACCAACGGGCTCTTGGAGCAGGAGTTGGCACACGCCGTGAACGCAGCATCGCACGCCATCAACAAAACGCATCCCAAGTTCCCTGAG AGTCTGTCCAGGAACACAGCAATAGAGGTGGCCAGCACTGTCAAGGCTTTGTACAACGAGACCGAAACCCTTCTTGTGGGGCGGGTCTCTCTG CAATTGGACCCACCAGAGGAGGAACAACTTTCCAGTGCCTTGCAGAGTGTGGAGTTGGAACTGGGAAAAGTGGGCGACATATCGTGGCTCTACCACATTCTGCAGCCCAATGATGAGGAG GACCACTCTCTGGGTTATGGCAAGAGGAACAGTCGCAGCGGCGTCTTTCGCATAGTGCCCAAGTTCAAGAAGGAGAAGGCGGCCAAAAAGACCAGCCCGCAGTCAG
- the dgkh gene encoding diacylglycerol kinase eta isoform X8 → MHNWYACSHARPTFCNVCKDSLSGVTSHGLSCEVCKFKAHKRCAVRATNNCKWTTLASIGKDIIEDEDGIAMPHQWLEGNLPVSAKCAVCDKTCGSVLRLQDWRCLWCKAMVHTACMDMFPRKCPLGQCKVSIIPPTALNSIDSDGFWKATCPPSCASPLLVFVNSKSGDNQGVKFLRRFKQLLNPAQVFDLVNGGPHLGLRLFQKFDNFRILVCGGDGSVGWVLSEIDKLNLHKQCQLGVLPLGTGNDLARVLGWGPSCDDDTQLPQTLEKLERASTKMLDRWSIMTYEIKIPPKHSCPATPEGADGCQFHISAYEDSVATHLTKILNSEQHSVVISSAKILCETVRDFVTKVGKAYEKSTENAEECDSMSLKCAILNEKLDSLLQTLNTECQVLPPLPHATPPIVEEEQEDEEVTEGEEEEKPEEEVASEDSLTALKEKLEEEETEKSGSGGAFPQVLFKSREQLVLRANSMKKALRQVIDHAERVVDEQNANVDESEPTSPLEFRKESEEENRDSEKDEDTKELEALAPVKSVCSPTERRVSRSTQSYSSFSITPFTTSKENLPVLNTRIICPGLRAGLAASIAGSSIISKMLLANIDPFGATPFIDPDLDSLEGYMEKCVMNNYFGIGLDAKISLEFNNKREEHPEKCRSRTKNMMWYGVLGTKELLQRTYKNLEQKVQLECDGQYIPLPSLQGIAVLNIPSYAGGTNFWGGTKEDDIFCAPSFDDKILEVVAVFGSMQMAVSRVIKLQHHRIAQCRTVKITILGDEGVPIQVDGEAWIQPPGVIKIQHKNRAQMLTRDRAFENTLKSWEDKLKYDKPPLRPHLYSQQSVDLATEEEAATVQLCARAAEELITRICEAAKTNGLLEQELAHAVNAASHAINKTHPKFPESLSRNTAIEVASTVKALYNETETLLVGRVSLQLDPPEEEQLSSALQSVELELGKVGDISWLYHILQPNDEEDHSLGYGKRNSRSGVFRIVPKFKKEKAAKKTSPQSVERWGTDEVGVWLEQLSLGEYRDTFIRHDIRGSELLHLERRDLKDLGISKVGHMKRILQGTKDLAKTSMVDL, encoded by the exons ATGCACAACTGGTACGCCTGCTCGCACGCACGGCCCACCTTTTGCAACGTCTGCAAAGATAGCTTGTCTGGGGTCACGTCTCACGGCCTCTCCTGCGAAG tGTGCAAATTCAAGGCCCACAAACGCTGCGCAGTTAGAGCCACTAACAACTGCAAATGGACAACTTTGGCCTCCATCGGCAAGGACATCATTGAGGATGAGGACGGG ATTGCGATGCCTCACCAGTGGCTGGAGGGCAACCTGCCCGTCAGTGCCAAGTGTGCCGTGTGTGACAAGACATGCGGCAGTGTGTTGAGGCTGCAGGACTGGCGCTGCCTCTGGTGTAAAGCTATG GTACATACAGCCTGCATGGACATGTTCCCTCGTAAGTGTCCTCTTGGTCAGTGCAAAGTATCCATCATCCCCCCGACGGCCCTCAACAGCATTGACTCAGATG GTTTTTGGAAGGCCACCTGTCCCCCGTCGTGTGCCAGTCCCCTCTTGGTCTTCGTCAACTCCAAAAGTGGTGACAACCAAGGAGTCAAGTTCCTGCGACGCTTTAAGCAGTTGCTCAACCCAGCACAAGTCTTCGACCTGGTCAATGGCGGCCCACACCTAGG TCTCCGCCTCTTTCAGAAGTTTGACAACTTCCGAATCCTAGTGTGTGGTGGTGACGGCAGTGTGGGCTGGGTGCTGTCGGAAATTGACAAGCTCAACCTACACAAGCAG TGCCAGCTGGGAGTACTGCCGCTGGGTACAGGCAACGACCTGGCGCGCGTGCTGGGCTGGGGCCCGTCTTGCGACGACGACACGCAGTTACCGCAGACCCTGGAGAAGCTGGAGCGAGCCAGCACCAAGATGCTGGACCGCTGGAGCATCATGACCTACGAGATCAAGATCCCTCCTAAGCACAGCTGCCCCGCCACGCCCGAGGGTGCAGACGGTTGCCAG TTTCACATTTCAGCTTACGAAGATTCCGTGGCGACTCATCTCACCAAGATCCTCAACTCGGAGCAGCACTCTGTGGTCATTTCCTCCGCCAA GATCCTGTGTGAAACAGTAAGGGATTTTGTCACCAAAGTCGGGAAAGCCTATGAAAAAAGCACAGAGAATGCTGAGGAGTGTGACTCCATGTCTCTCAAG TGTGCCATCCTGAATGAGAAACTGGACTCCCTCCTCCAAACGCTCAACACTGAGTGCCAGGTCCTACCTCCACTGCCCCACGCCACTCCTCCTATcgttgaggaggagcaggaggacgaggaggtgaCGGAGGGCGAAGAAGAGGAGAAACCGGAAGAGGAGGTCGCCAGTGAGGACAGCCTGACGGCACTGAAGGAGAAgctggaagaggaggagacggAGAAAAGTGGCAGCGGTGGCGCTTTCCCGCAGGTGCTCTTCAAAAGTCGGGAGCAGCTGGTGTTGAGGGCCAACAGTATGAAGAAAGCTTTGCGGCAGGTCATAGACCACGCAGAGAGAG TGGTGGACGAGCAGAATGCCAACGTGGACGAATCCGAGCCAACATCCCCGCTGGAGTTCCGCAAGGAGAGTGAGGAGGAGAACCGGGACAGCGAGAAGGATGAGGACACCAAGGAGCTAGAAGCCCTAGCAC CGGTCAAGAGTGTGTGTTCTCCCACAGAGAGGAGGGTGAGTCGCAGCACACAGTCGTACAGTTCCTTCAGCATTACACCTTTCACCACCAGCAAGGAGAACCTACCCGTGCTCAACACGCGCATTATCTGTCCAG gactGAGGGCTGGACTGGCAGCCTCTATAGCAGGAAGCTCTATCATTAGCAAGATGCTGTTGGCCAACATCGACCCCTTTGGCGCCACCCCCTTTATTGACCCTGACCTGGACTCACT AGAGGGCTACATGGAGAAATGTGTGATGAACAACTACTTTGGCATCGGACTTGATGCCAAGATCTCCTTGGAGTTCAACAACAAGCGCGAGGAACATCCAGAAAAATGCAG GAGTCGCACCAAGAACATGATGTGGTACGGCGTCTTGGGAACCAAGGAGCTCCTCCAAAGGACCTACAAGAACCTGGAGCAGAAAGTCCAACTGGAG TGTGACGGCCAGTACATCCCTCTGCCCAGTCTTCAGGGTATCGCCGTGTTGAACATTCCCAGCTATGCCGGCGGGACCAACTTCTGGGGCGGCACCAAGGAGGATGAT ATTTTCTGTGCGCCATCATTTGATGATAAAATCTTGGAAGTGGTGGCTGTGTTTGGGAGCATGCAGATGGCTGTTTCCAGAGTCATCAAGCTGCAACATCACCGCATAGCACAG TGCCGAACAGTGAAGATCACCATCCTGGGCGACGAGGGAGTTCCCATCCAGGTTGACGGGGAGGCGTGGATCCAGCCGCCAGGAGTCATCAAAATCCAGCACAAAAACAGAGCGCAGATGCTCACACGAGACCGG GCCTTTGAGAACACACTTAAGTCGTGGGAGGATAAGCTGAAGTACGACAAGCCCCCTCTGCGGCCTCACCTCTACTCGCAGCAGTCTGTCGACTTGGCCACAGAGGAAGAGGCCGCTACTGTGCAGCTGTGTGCCCGCGCCGCGGAAGAGCTCATCACGCG GATATGTGAGGCCGCAAAGACCAACGGGCTCTTGGAGCAGGAGTTGGCACACGCCGTGAACGCAGCATCGCACGCCATCAACAAAACGCATCCCAAGTTCCCTGAG AGTCTGTCCAGGAACACAGCAATAGAGGTGGCCAGCACTGTCAAGGCTTTGTACAACGAGACCGAAACCCTTCTTGTGGGGCGGGTCTCTCTG CAATTGGACCCACCAGAGGAGGAACAACTTTCCAGTGCCTTGCAGAGTGTGGAGTTGGAACTGGGAAAAGTGGGCGACATATCGTGGCTCTACCACATTCTGCAGCCCAATGATGAGGAG GACCACTCTCTGGGTTATGGCAAGAGGAACAGTCGCAGCGGCGTCTTTCGCATAGTGCCCAAGTTCAAGAAGGAGAAGGCGGCCAAAAAGACCAGCCCGCAGTCAG
- the dgkh gene encoding diacylglycerol kinase eta isoform X6, which produces MVNQSSLFNSFRCDVKVTHESLDMAKEFLRSEVITPFRRLILCAENRKEMEDWISSLKSVQSREHYETAQFNVEHFSGMHNWYACSHARPTFCNVCKDSLSGVTSHGLSCEVCKFKAHKRCAVRATNNCKWTTLASIGKDIIEDEDGIAMPHQWLEGNLPVSAKCAVCDKTCGSVLRLQDWRCLWCKAMVHTACMDMFPRKCPLGQCKVSIIPPTALNSIDSDGFWKATCPPSCASPLLVFVNSKSGDNQGVKFLRRFKQLLNPAQVFDLVNGGPHLGLRLFQKFDNFRILVCGGDGSVGWVLSEIDKLNLHKQCQLGVLPLGTGNDLARVLGWGPSCDDDTQLPQTLEKLERASTKMLDRWSIMTYEIKIPPKHSCPATPEGADGCQFHISAYEDSVATHLTKILNSEQHSVVISSAKILCETVRDFVTKVGKAYEKSTENAEECDSMSLKCAILNEKLDSLLQTLNTECQVLPPLPHATPPIVEEEQEDEEVTEGEEEEKPEEEVASEDSLTALKEKLEEEETEKSGSGGAFPQVLFKSREQLVLRANSMKKALRQVIDHAERVVDEQNANVDESEPTSPLEFRKESEEENRDSEKDEDTKELEALAPVKSVCSPTERRVSRSTQSYSSFSITPFTTSKENLPVLNTRIICPGLRAGLAASIAGSSIISKMLLANIDPFGATPFIDPDLDSLEGYMEKCVMNNYFGIGLDAKISLEFNNKREEHPEKCRSRTKNMMWYGVLGTKELLQRTYKNLEQKVQLECDGQYIPLPSLQGIAVLNIPSYAGGTNFWGGTKEDDIFCAPSFDDKILEVVAVFGSMQMAVSRVIKLQHHRIAQCRTVKITILGDEGVPIQVDGEAWIQPPGVIKIQHKNRAQMLTRDRAFENTLKSWEDKLKYDKPPLRPHLYSQQSVDLATEEEAATVQLCARAAEELITRICEAAKTNGLLEQELAHAVNAASHAINKTHPKFPESLSRNTAIEVASTVKALYNETETLLVGRVSLQLDPPEEEQLSSALQSVELELGKVGDISWLYHILQPNDEEDHSLGYGKRNSRSGVFRIVPKFKKEKAAKKTSPQSVERWGTDEVGVWLEQLSLGEYRDTFIRHDIRGSELLHLERRDLKDLGISKVGHMKRILQGTKDLAKTSMVDL; this is translated from the exons ATGGTCAATCAAAGCAGCTTGTTTAATTCCTTCAGATGTGATGTGAAAGTCACGCACGAGAGTCTCGACATGGCCAAAGAATTTCTACGCAGTGAA GTGATCACCCCTTTCCGTAGGCTCATTCTCTGTGCCGAGAACCGTAAAGAGATGGAGGACTGGATCAGCTCACTCAAGTCCGTCCAGTCCAGAGAGCATTACGAG ACGGCTCAGTTTAATGTGGAACATTTCTCAGGGATGCACAACTGGTACGCCTGCTCGCACGCACGGCCCACCTTTTGCAACGTCTGCAAAGATAGCTTGTCTGGGGTCACGTCTCACGGCCTCTCCTGCGAAG tGTGCAAATTCAAGGCCCACAAACGCTGCGCAGTTAGAGCCACTAACAACTGCAAATGGACAACTTTGGCCTCCATCGGCAAGGACATCATTGAGGATGAGGACGGG ATTGCGATGCCTCACCAGTGGCTGGAGGGCAACCTGCCCGTCAGTGCCAAGTGTGCCGTGTGTGACAAGACATGCGGCAGTGTGTTGAGGCTGCAGGACTGGCGCTGCCTCTGGTGTAAAGCTATG GTACATACAGCCTGCATGGACATGTTCCCTCGTAAGTGTCCTCTTGGTCAGTGCAAAGTATCCATCATCCCCCCGACGGCCCTCAACAGCATTGACTCAGATG GTTTTTGGAAGGCCACCTGTCCCCCGTCGTGTGCCAGTCCCCTCTTGGTCTTCGTCAACTCCAAAAGTGGTGACAACCAAGGAGTCAAGTTCCTGCGACGCTTTAAGCAGTTGCTCAACCCAGCACAAGTCTTCGACCTGGTCAATGGCGGCCCACACCTAGG TCTCCGCCTCTTTCAGAAGTTTGACAACTTCCGAATCCTAGTGTGTGGTGGTGACGGCAGTGTGGGCTGGGTGCTGTCGGAAATTGACAAGCTCAACCTACACAAGCAG TGCCAGCTGGGAGTACTGCCGCTGGGTACAGGCAACGACCTGGCGCGCGTGCTGGGCTGGGGCCCGTCTTGCGACGACGACACGCAGTTACCGCAGACCCTGGAGAAGCTGGAGCGAGCCAGCACCAAGATGCTGGACCGCTGGAGCATCATGACCTACGAGATCAAGATCCCTCCTAAGCACAGCTGCCCCGCCACGCCCGAGGGTGCAGACGGTTGCCAG TTTCACATTTCAGCTTACGAAGATTCCGTGGCGACTCATCTCACCAAGATCCTCAACTCGGAGCAGCACTCTGTGGTCATTTCCTCCGCCAA GATCCTGTGTGAAACAGTAAGGGATTTTGTCACCAAAGTCGGGAAAGCCTATGAAAAAAGCACAGAGAATGCTGAGGAGTGTGACTCCATGTCTCTCAAG TGTGCCATCCTGAATGAGAAACTGGACTCCCTCCTCCAAACGCTCAACACTGAGTGCCAGGTCCTACCTCCACTGCCCCACGCCACTCCTCCTATcgttgaggaggagcaggaggacgaggaggtgaCGGAGGGCGAAGAAGAGGAGAAACCGGAAGAGGAGGTCGCCAGTGAGGACAGCCTGACGGCACTGAAGGAGAAgctggaagaggaggagacggAGAAAAGTGGCAGCGGTGGCGCTTTCCCGCAGGTGCTCTTCAAAAGTCGGGAGCAGCTGGTGTTGAGGGCCAACAGTATGAAGAAAGCTTTGCGGCAGGTCATAGACCACGCAGAGAGAG TGGTGGACGAGCAGAATGCCAACGTGGACGAATCCGAGCCAACATCCCCGCTGGAGTTCCGCAAGGAGAGTGAGGAGGAGAACCGGGACAGCGAGAAGGATGAGGACACCAAGGAGCTAGAAGCCCTAGCAC CGGTCAAGAGTGTGTGTTCTCCCACAGAGAGGAGGGTGAGTCGCAGCACACAGTCGTACAGTTCCTTCAGCATTACACCTTTCACCACCAGCAAGGAGAACCTACCCGTGCTCAACACGCGCATTATCTGTCCAG gactGAGGGCTGGACTGGCAGCCTCTATAGCAGGAAGCTCTATCATTAGCAAGATGCTGTTGGCCAACATCGACCCCTTTGGCGCCACCCCCTTTATTGACCCTGACCTGGACTCACT AGAGGGCTACATGGAGAAATGTGTGATGAACAACTACTTTGGCATCGGACTTGATGCCAAGATCTCCTTGGAGTTCAACAACAAGCGCGAGGAACATCCAGAAAAATGCAG GAGTCGCACCAAGAACATGATGTGGTACGGCGTCTTGGGAACCAAGGAGCTCCTCCAAAGGACCTACAAGAACCTGGAGCAGAAAGTCCAACTGGAG TGTGACGGCCAGTACATCCCTCTGCCCAGTCTTCAGGGTATCGCCGTGTTGAACATTCCCAGCTATGCCGGCGGGACCAACTTCTGGGGCGGCACCAAGGAGGATGAT ATTTTCTGTGCGCCATCATTTGATGATAAAATCTTGGAAGTGGTGGCTGTGTTTGGGAGCATGCAGATGGCTGTTTCCAGAGTCATCAAGCTGCAACATCACCGCATAGCACAG TGCCGAACAGTGAAGATCACCATCCTGGGCGACGAGGGAGTTCCCATCCAGGTTGACGGGGAGGCGTGGATCCAGCCGCCAGGAGTCATCAAAATCCAGCACAAAAACAGAGCGCAGATGCTCACACGAGACCGG GCCTTTGAGAACACACTTAAGTCGTGGGAGGATAAGCTGAAGTACGACAAGCCCCCTCTGCGGCCTCACCTCTACTCGCAGCAGTCTGTCGACTTGGCCACAGAGGAAGAGGCCGCTACTGTGCAGCTGTGTGCCCGCGCCGCGGAAGAGCTCATCACGCG GATATGTGAGGCCGCAAAGACCAACGGGCTCTTGGAGCAGGAGTTGGCACACGCCGTGAACGCAGCATCGCACGCCATCAACAAAACGCATCCCAAGTTCCCTGAG AGTCTGTCCAGGAACACAGCAATAGAGGTGGCCAGCACTGTCAAGGCTTTGTACAACGAGACCGAAACCCTTCTTGTGGGGCGGGTCTCTCTG CAATTGGACCCACCAGAGGAGGAACAACTTTCCAGTGCCTTGCAGAGTGTGGAGTTGGAACTGGGAAAAGTGGGCGACATATCGTGGCTCTACCACATTCTGCAGCCCAATGATGAGGAG GACCACTCTCTGGGTTATGGCAAGAGGAACAGTCGCAGCGGCGTCTTTCGCATAGTGCCCAAGTTCAAGAAGGAGAAGGCGGCCAAAAAGACCAGCCCGCAGTCAG